One region of Termitidicoccus mucosus genomic DNA includes:
- a CDS encoding glycoside hydrolase family 95-like protein, which produces MISGREPWNVHPCGDDGHSDHPPFQIDGNFGGPAGLAEALLQSHRSEDDLPLIELIPALPPLWNEGAIKGLLAHGGVTVDLAWKDGRVASATFTASRDRDVSVTGPAIVAERLPTKR; this is translated from the coding sequence ATGATATCCGGACGGGAGCCTTGGAACGTTCACCCATGTGGCGACGATGGACATTCAGATCATCCGCCGTTCCAGATCGACGGTAACTTTGGCGGTCCGGCCGGGCTCGCCGAGGCGCTTTTGCAGAGTCACCGCAGCGAAGATGACCTGCCGCTGATCGAGTTGATTCCGGCTCTGCCGCCCTTGTGGAATGAGGGCGCAATCAAAGGATTGCTCGCCCATGGCGGCGTGACGGTGGACCTCGCATGGAAAGATGGGCGTGTCGCATCCGCCACTTTCACGGCCTCGCGCGACAGGGACGTGAGCGTGACGGGTCCGGCCATCGTTGCAGAACGATTACCCACAAAACGATGA